The Tamandua tetradactyla isolate mTamTet1 chromosome 8, mTamTet1.pri, whole genome shotgun sequence genome includes a window with the following:
- the LOC143644594 gene encoding ubiquilin-1-like, producing the protein MAWAREDAGDSRLVSGHESSSHIIRVSVKTPQDCQEFMLAENSSVRHFKKQISKRLHCDTDRLVLIFTGKILRDQDILIQRGILDGATVHLVVRTSLKGSAGLGTVSGPTAHCTNHSGPSASGGTGVIARLNQLIRSSPELADFLGQLAQLQMAAPESVVQLLEDHLVQGLASEKEVNASNAPESSKPGQKSEPAPKALDTLRSPAQQQEFLQAGEQRLEVLKAVPGGDNAMRPVCSDIQNLMLSTLAPLFVSKDHCPGSKPWRGETKAHSSPDTATTNPTTSAPARPLVQEGSKVTITQARGMASDKANSGCKTNMLDLYSGQDLPSQNSQQSSGKGTLNNQLGPSPFVLCRALHMLKRNPTLLHQLATGNPLRHHMSLLPILTNPRALQALIQIEQGLQILSREVPGLGPCLWGRGRPCGARVAFEPRGGRHSHRADPVQPTLAILQLLHTLANACSLCTQSSLPPTSLTEVCYQQELEQLKAMGFANHHAKLQALIATGGDIYDAIERLLGDAAGPGPSS; encoded by the coding sequence ATGGCATGGGCTAGAGAAGATGCAGGAGACAGCCGGTTGGTGTCTGGTCACGAGTCATCATCACATATCATCAGGGTGTCTGTCAAGACCCCACAGGACTGTCAGGAATTTATGCTGGCAGAAAATAGCAGCGTCCGCCACTTTAAGAAGCAGATCTCCAAGCGCCTTCACTGTGACACAGACCGACTGGTGCTCATCTTTACTGGAAAGATCCTCAGGGATCAAGACATACTGATCCAGCGTGGTATCCTTGATGGTGCTACAGTCCATTTGGTGGTGAGGACCAGTTTGAAGGGGTCAGCTGGTCTTGGAACTGTATCGGGACCCACAGCCCACTGCACCAATCACTCTGGACCATCTGCCTCTGGAGGCACTGGGGTGATAGCCAGGCTGAACCAGCTCATCAGGAGCTCACCTGAACTAGCTGACTTCCTTGGCCAGTTGGCTCAACTCCAGATGGCTGCACCTGAGTCTGTGGTGCAGCTCTTAGAAGATCATCTGGTTCAAGGCCTGGCAAGTGAGAAAGAGGTTAATGCCAGCAATGCTCCTGAATCCTCAAAGCCAGGACAGAAATCCGAGCCAGCTCCCAAAGCTCTAGATACATTGCGTAGCCCAGCCCAGCAGCAGGAGTTCCTACAAGCGGGTGAACAGAGGCTAGAAGTTTTGAAGGCAGTACCAGGTGGTGACAATGCTATGCGTCCAGTTTGCTCTGACATCCAGAACCTCATGCTCTCAACTCTGGCTCCATTGTTTGTCTCCAAAGACCACTGTCCAGGTTCAAAGCCTTGGAGAGGGGAGACTAAGGCTCACAGCAGTCCTGACACTGCCACTACCAATCCCACAACCTCTGCACCTGCCAGGCCATTGGTGCAAGAGGGCAGTAAAGTAACAATCACCCAAGCCAGGGGCATGGCCTCAGATAAGGCCAATTCTGGATGTAAGACCAATATGCTGGATTTATACTCAGGCCAGGATCTTCCCTCCCAGAATAGCCAGCAGTCCTCAGGGAAAGGCACTCTAAACAATCAACTGGGACCCTCACCCTTTGTCTTATGTAGAGCCTTGCACATGCTGAAACGGAATCCAACTTTGCTACACCAGTTGGCAACTGGCAACCCCCTGCGGCATCATATGTCACTACTTCCCATCCTCACCAATCCACGAGCCCTCCAGGCATTGATACAAATAGAACAGGGCCTTCAGATACTATCAAGGGAGGTGCCTGGGCTGGGACCCTGCTTATGGGGCAGAGGCAGACCATGTGGGGCCAGAGTAGCTTTTGAACCAAGGGGTGGAAGACACAGTCATAGAGCAGACCCTGTGCAACCCACCTTGGCCATTCTTCAGCTCCTCCATACACTAGCCAATGCTTGTTCCCTTTGTACCCAATCCTCACTGCCCCCAACCTCCCTCACTGAAGTCTGTTACCAACAAGAACTGGAGCAGTTGAAGGCCATGGGTTTTGCTAATCATCATGCCAAGCTGCAGGCCCTAATCGCAACAGGTGGAGACATCTATGATGCCATTGAGAGGCTGCTTGGAGATGCCGCAGGCCCAGGTCCCTCCAGCTGA
- the UBQLN3 gene encoding ubiquilin-3 encodes MAKSGEAVPQGSPASVQDPHLIKVTVKTPKDKEDFSVTDTCTIQQLKEEISPRFKAHPDQLVLIFAGKILKDPDSLAQCGVRDGLTVHLVIKMQRRTMETECPAPSIPASAPSPASLPQPSSNYPADGSPTLSLGVLTGLSGLGLTSSSFPDQPSSVMWQHVSVPEFVAKIIDDPFIQGLLSNTGLVHQLVLDNPHMQQLIQHNPEIGHILNNPEIIRQTLEFLRNPAMMQEMMRSQDRALSNLESIPGGYNVLRTMYTDIMDPMLNAVQEHFGGNPFAAPTTADATTSSSQPSRTENCDPLPNPWASTNRDSGGRQRRWPGEQDIPEIRNKVPNFLGNIGLYDCLQQLPETPQSLGTYPQGTASSLTPSQVPPPPWNRVPQTSPSSQEPRSGQPVPKESLSIKGKSSCPAFLRYSTENSTGQGGVQDSAGKGPSGQNTNMPDLVSGLGDSVNRAPFVSSSLSPMTTTPGVPEPAWQPASAYSRSQRPTGMNQVPQLQDEMHRQLPLLLHLQAATANPRAMHALMQIEQGLQILATEAPRLLLWFMPCPAGVGSMTGSVEPGGDTLMSEDPPRNPAPEVPSAQSSTELGLHSTPVFQMLQALASANFQQMQPETHFQVQLEQLRAMGFLNVEANLQALIATGGDVDAAVEKLKQS; translated from the coding sequence ATGGCCAAAAGTGGAGAGGCTGTGCCACAAGGCAGCCCTGCATCAGTTCAGGATCCCCACCTCATCAAGGTGACAGTGAAGACGCCCAAGGACAAGGaagatttctcagttacagataCATGCACCATCCAGCAGCTGAAGGAAGAGATATCCCCGCGctttaaggcccaccctgatcaGCTGGTCCTAATATTTGCTGGCAAGATCCTCAAGGACCCTGACTCACTGGCACAGTGTGGAGTGCGAGATGGCCTCACTGTACACCTGGTCATCAAGATGCAGCGTCGCACTATGGAAACTGAGTGTCCAGCTCCTTCAATTCCTGCCTCAGCCCCAAGTCCTGCATCATTACCTCAGCCAAGTTCCAATTACCCAGCAGATGGGTCTCCCACCCTCAGCTTAGGTGTCCTCACAGGTCTCAGTGGGCTGGGCCTGACCTCTTCCAGTTTCCCTGACCAGCCAAGCTCAGTGATGTGGCAGCATGTATCTGTACCTGAGTTTGTGGCTAAAATCATTGACGACCCCTTCATTCAGGGTCTGCTGTCCAATACAGGCCTGGTGCACCAGCTGGTTCTTGACAACCCCCATATGCAGCAGCTGATCCAACACAACCCTGAGATTGGGCATATTCTCAACAACCCTGAAATCATACGCCAGACACTGGAATTCCTACGCAACCCTGCCATGATGCAAGAGATGATGCGTAGCCAGGACCGGGCACTCAGTAACTTGGAGAGCATCCCTGGTGGCTACAATGTGCTTCGCACCATGTACACTGATATTATGGACCCGATGCTTAATGCAGTACAGGAGCACTTTGGTGGCAATCCCTTTGCTGCTCCCACTACTGCTGATGCCACCACCAGCAGCAGCCAACCTTCAAGGACTGAGAATTGTGATCCTCTCCCTAACCCCTGGGCATCCACAAATAGAGATTCAGGTGGAAGGCAAAGAAGGTGGCCTGGGGAACAGGATATACCTGAAATTAGAAATAAGGTCCCCAACTTTCTGGGTAATATAGGACTCTATGACTGCCTCCAGCAATTACCTGAGACCCCCCAGTCCCTGGGAACCTACCCACAGGGGACTGCATCTTCACTCACCCCAAGCCAGGTACCACCCCCACCATGGAACAGAGTTCCACAAACTTCACCCTCATCCCAGGAACCCAGATCAGGCCAACCTGTTCCCAAGGAGTCATTATCAATCAAGGGAAAGTCCTCCTGCCCAGCTTTCCTGAGATATTCCACAGAGAATAGTACTGGACAAGGTGGAGTCCAAGACAGTGCAGGGAAGGGCCCCTCTGGCCAGAATACCAACATGCCTGATCTTGTCTCAGGTCTAGGGGATTCTGTCAATAGGGCCCCATTTGTTTCTTCATCACTTTCACCCATGACAACTACCCCTGGAGTCCCTGAACCTGCCTGGCAGCCAGCATCAGCTTATTCAAGATCTCAGAGGCCAACTGGCATGAATCAGGTCCCACAGTTGCAGGATGAGATGCACCGGCAGCTGCCACTACTGCTGCACCTACAGGCAGCCACGGCTAACCCCCGTGCCATGCATGCCCTGATGCAGATTGAACAGGGTCTGCAAATCCTGGCTACTGAAGCACCTCGCCTCCTTCTCTGGTTCATGCCTTGCCCAGCAGGGGTGGGTAGTATGACAGGAAGTGTAGAGCCTGGAGGGGATACACTTATGTCTGAAGATCCCCCCCGAAATCCTGCCCCTGAAGTTCCCTCTGCACAGAGCTCTACTGAGCTGGGCTTACATTCAACTCCTGTCTTCCAGATGTTGCAAGCCCTAGCTAGTGCCAACTTCCAGCAGATGCAACCTGAGACTCACTTCCAGGTGCAGCTGGAGCAACTCCGGGCTATGGGCTTTCTGAATGTTGAAGCCAATCTCCAGGCCCTCATTGCTACAGGGGGTGATGTGGATGCTGCTGTAGAGAAGCTGAAGCAGTCTTAG